A section of the Salvelinus alpinus chromosome 36, SLU_Salpinus.1, whole genome shotgun sequence genome encodes:
- the engl gene encoding transforming growth factor beta receptor type 3: MMVSGTGWILFCLFLLGERTGLDCGELQCSLSPAGELHPVQGLLERFEAGPGCAARESGEKETHVIAVGRGTRSPDKQVTVLLRPLSLSHPPRQTLILVLSSKQPVRWWLEAERLPPDLPVLVQVSPNSTVQPYSLAVQVQPVPSLPFRPRALLRWAIHRHGSLSSLTHTASANRVYVRVGEDTTMPSVCQLQSLFLSHNYVTSDLQPQEVQGCSPVGGGDPEVHVIKLRSAGSGLCGSLQVEVTISLVPPVANAGWHKLVLILSSAVPVNWALTVPGLRGHISVYSSNSVSPLYPPEPDLTLTSLLTSDLSTTHDLLSWANQSGFPKVASYTEADLANHFVIRLAGGGTEGGPPVRMLDGRPPWVQERRLRQWLSEGGGRTSGGWEAVSVQCQDGRLNVAVDRHILQTLSLPVSEVTLRDPQCLAQYNSSHFLLAFPVISCGTEGLLQGEPRGVQYNNAVLLWRNKPLVAVGNETDKEPTEWTPLVIHFSCFAAVPSVPSLPVEQPTLQGPGPLPRARTGPLVSLQLFVTEGYEQRQTGPCAITADNRVYVELSAKGALGGGVEVRSCMVSPLSDPRLSPGWSVIRDGCSADSSLTLSNMTHGQEDEKEEEDDEEYYEEEEEVPSGLSFRHPGRAWRNKVGLRKREHGGKRGRGGRAKRKESDGGEEDQIHRLRFSFVLRPIYNNSVQFLHCRIRLCGPESVTQGPPTAIIQSGCPNPWGLRIPALVSRLSSQQCEYRNFSRPMLVYQPVGVARQLAPPAGQRGQMPSVSQLPKPIPAHSSSGVDTGSVLGIVFVAFLMGISLMGALWCIYSHTGAPPPTRRGGLIENTNPALLDSSNSSV; this comes from the exons ATGATGGTGTCAGGGACCGGGTGGATTCTCTTCTGCCTCTTTCTACTGGGGGAGAGAACAGGAC TTGACTGTGGGGAACTGCAGTGCTCTCTGTCTCCAGCGGGGGAGCTTCACCCCGTGCAGGGGCTGTTGGAGCGCTTTGAGGCCGGCCCGGGCTGTGCAgccagagagagtggggagaaagAGACCCATGTGATCGCTGTGGGGAGAGGGACACGCAGCCCTGACAAACAG gTGACTGTGCTCCTGagacccctgtctctgtctcatcCTCCCCGTCAAACCCTCATCCTGGTACTGAGCTCCAAGCAACCAGTGCGCTGGTGGCTGGAGGCTGAGAGGCTACCCCCGGATCTGCCTGTGCTGGTGCAG GTCTCTCCTAACTCTACAGTGCAGCCCTACAGTCTGGCAGTGCAGGTGCAGCCTGTGCCCTCTCTGCCTTTCCGTCCGCGGGCTTTGCTGCGCTGGGCAATACATCGCCATGGCTCCTtgtcctccctcacacacacagccagtgcCAACCGCGTCTACGTCCGTGTGGGCGAGG ATACCACCATGCCCAGCGTGTGCCAGCTGCAGTCTCTGTTCCTGTCACACAACTACGTGACCTCTGACCTGCAGCCACAGGAAGTACAGGGCTGTTCTCCAGTTGGCGGAGGCGACCCAGAAGTGCATGTCATCAAGCTCCGTTCAGcagggtcagggctttgtgg ctctctgcaggtggAGGTGACTATTTCTCTGGTGCCCCCAGTGGCCAATGCTGGGTGGCACAAGTTGGTGCTGATCCTCAGTAGTGCCGTTCCAGTCAACTGGGCTCTCACAGTCCCAGGGCTCCGGGGACACATCTCTGTCTAT TCCTCCAACAGCGTGTCCCCACTCTACCCTCCAGAGCCTGACCTGACACTGACTAGCTTGCTCACCTCTGACCTCTCTACCACCCATGACCTTTTGAGCTGGGCCAATCAGAGTGGTTTTCCCAAAGTGGCCTCATACACTGAGGCTGACCTGGCCAATCACTTTGTGATCAGACTGGCTGGGGGAGGGACAG AAGGTGGCCCCCCTGTGCGTATGCTGGATGGCAGGCCCCCTTGGGTCCAGGAGCGCAGGCTGAGACAGTGGCTGAGTGAGGGAGGTGGAAGGACCAGTGGGGGCTGGGAGGCCGTCAGTGTGCAGTGTCAGGACGGACGACTCAACGTGGCCGTGGACAGACACATTCTGCAG ACCCTGTCTCTCCCGGTGTCGGAGGTGACACTGCGGGATCCTCAGTGCCTGGCCCAGTATAACAGCAGCCATTTCTTGTTGGCATTCCCGGTCATTTCCTGTGGGACTGAAGGGCTGTTGCAGGGAGAGCCCAGAGGGGTGCAGTACAACAACGCG GTGTTGCTATGGAGAAACAAGCCTCTGGTTGCCGTGGGCAATGAGACAGACAAGGAGCCCACAGAGTGGACTCCACTGGTCATACAT TTCAGCTGTTTTGCTGCAGTCCCCAGTGTCCCAAGCCTTCCTGTGGAGCAGCCCACTCTGCAGGGGCCGGGGCCTCTCCCAAGGGCCAGGACCGGCCCACTGGTCTCACTGCAGCTGTTTGTTACAGAGGGCTATGAGCAGAGGCAGACCGGTCCTTGTGCCATCACTGCTGACAACCGTGTCTATGTGGAG CTTTCCGCCAAGGGGGCCCTCGGTGGGGGTGTGGAGGTGCGGTCCTGCATGGTGTCTCCCCTATCAGACCCCCGTCTGTCCCCTGGCTGGTCAGTCATTAGAGACGGCTGCTCCGCTGACTCCTCACTGACACTCAGCAACATGACACATGGCCAAGAGgatgagaaggaagaggaggatgatgaggaatattatgaagaggaagaggaggtaccTAGTGGCCTGTCGTTCAGGCATCCAGGAAGGGCTTGGAGGAACAAAGTAGGATTGAGAAAAAGAGAACACGGTGGGAAGAGGGGACGAGGAGGACGAGCCAAAAGGAAGGAGAgcgatggaggagaggaggaccagatACACAGACTGAGGTTCAGTTTTGTCCTTCGGCCCATCTACAACAACTCTGTCCAGTTCCTGCACTGTCGCATCCGTCTGTGTGGCCCTGAGTCAGTGACCCAGGGGCCTCCAACGGCCATAATACAGAGTGGCTGTCCAAATCCCTGGGGCCTCCGTATCCCTGCCCTCGTATCTAGACTATCCAGCCAACAG tgtGAGTACAGAAACTTCTCCAGACCCATGCTGGTCTATCAGCCTGTTGGTGTGGCCAGACAGCTGGCGCCACCTGCTG gtcagAGAGGTCAAATGCCCAGTGTGTCTCAGCTGCCCAAGCCTATCCCAGCCCACAGCA GCTCTGGGGTAGACACAGGCTCAGTGTTGGGGATTGTGTTTGTTGCTTTCCTTATGGGCATCAGCCTGATGGGGGCGCTGTGGTGCATCTACTCTCACACAG GGGCTCCTCCACCAACCAGAAGAGGGGGCCTGATCGAGAATACTAACCCTGCCTTATTAGACTCTTCCAACAGCTCTGTGTAG